The following proteins are co-located in the Citrobacter freundii ATCC 8090 = MTCC 1658 = NBRC 12681 genome:
- a CDS encoding ester cyclase, with the protein MKTLRIAVLSLVMLSGYSLAESTSLNTVKEYMAAWNAHDVSRAAQYLADDAVYYDAAAGEPVNGREKAEKEVIGAFIKAVPDLNWKMVGKPVYDEDTVAFRWEFSGKNSGEWAGSPPTNNPIKFEGVSYIHVKAGKITWQGDYYDSKKLDEELKPVK; encoded by the coding sequence ATGAAAACATTAAGAATTGCGGTTCTTTCATTAGTGATGCTCTCTGGCTATAGCCTTGCAGAAAGTACATCGCTGAATACCGTAAAAGAATATATGGCGGCGTGGAATGCGCATGATGTTTCACGAGCCGCTCAATATCTTGCGGATGATGCGGTTTATTATGATGCCGCCGCGGGTGAACCGGTAAACGGGAGAGAAAAAGCGGAAAAAGAGGTTATCGGCGCTTTTATTAAGGCGGTGCCAGATCTGAACTGGAAAATGGTTGGCAAACCCGTCTACGACGAAGACACCGTGGCATTCCGTTGGGAATTTTCAGGCAAAAATAGTGGTGAATGGGCAGGGAGTCCGCCGACAAATAATCCGATCAAATTTGAAGGCGTAAGCTATATTCATGTTAAAGCAGGAAAAATCACCTGGCAGGGTGATTATTATGATTCTAAAAAACTGGATGAAGAGTTAAAGCCAGTGAAGTAG